From Chryseobacterium shandongense, the proteins below share one genomic window:
- a CDS encoding FkbM family methyltransferase → MSLYQRIAENLQYISPGFYKKRFFKSLNNLNKDNFSVRNVEPELVWIKEFLPKNAIIFDIGANVGTFLYQLENKLDHEQIYAFEPNKKLYRRLKRLFPGMRVFPLALSDENTTAEFKVPVISGKTVASRGTLNTSYKEKGEERSYTEKVKVIRLDDWAAIEHFNRLDFIKIDVEGNEMKTLSGAREVICRFLPVLMVEMEQRHHATPIWQEISEVESWGYDAHYLNRNNFELEKLTQDTLLKNTSDEKNKKDYINNIIFIPKVNKK, encoded by the coding sequence ATGTCTCTATACCAAAGAATTGCTGAAAATCTGCAATATATCAGTCCTGGGTTTTACAAAAAAAGATTTTTTAAGAGTTTAAATAATCTCAACAAAGATAATTTCTCTGTACGAAATGTAGAACCGGAATTGGTATGGATTAAAGAATTTCTCCCTAAAAACGCTATCATTTTCGATATCGGCGCCAACGTAGGTACATTTCTGTATCAACTTGAGAACAAGCTGGATCACGAACAGATTTACGCTTTTGAACCCAATAAAAAACTGTACAGAAGGCTTAAGAGACTTTTCCCGGGAATGCGGGTTTTTCCGTTAGCTCTTTCTGATGAAAATACAACCGCGGAATTTAAGGTTCCGGTAATCAGTGGCAAAACAGTTGCTTCCAGAGGAACACTTAATACCTCTTATAAAGAAAAAGGCGAAGAAAGAAGCTATACCGAAAAGGTAAAAGTAATACGGCTTGATGACTGGGCCGCAATAGAACATTTTAACCGACTGGATTTTATCAAAATTGATGTTGAAGGCAATGAAATGAAAACACTATCGGGTGCGCGTGAGGTGATCTGCAGGTTTCTGCCGGTGCTCATGGTGGAAATGGAGCAGAGACATCATGCTACGCCGATCTGGCAGGAAATTTCGGAAGTTGAATCCTGGGGCTATGATGCCCACTATCTTAATAGAAATAATTTTGAGCTTGAAAAGTTAACGCAAGATACGCTCCTGAAAAATACAAGCGACGAAAAAAACAAAAAAGATTACATCAACAATATTATATTTATCCCTAAAGTCAATAAAAAATGA
- a CDS encoding T9SS type A sorting domain-containing protein, which produces MFYRQKLISNFIIIVVIVFNLNVHAQCTLTGYSKVTQGQNFSAAIKNDGSLWVWGIGVNGIDGSGVGTNSIPHPVKVGTDNDWQDVSAGNSHIVALKTDGSVWVWGGNYYGQIGMGNVNTVYVPTKVGTSTYKAISAGFGQTFIIKTDGTLWVTGEDSTQSGLLGLGYSTTGVSAFTKVGSDNDWKSVSVGAQQTFAIKTDGTLWGAGSNTAGQLGLGTLTKTNSFIQVGTQNDWREVVSGDVHSLAIKNDGTLWGCGANNYYRQLGMPTFFYAGEFFQIGNDSNWKKVGVSIRNNTSFALKTDKTLWGFGENDYGKVGVNSISAVVSPPTQIPGSWIDIPYNFGLRHSCAIKDDTTLWSWGIDEYFVLGNDDGIKLYKAIPTNTTCSNNPLSTIESKNENEKYSIYPNPAYDFIEFKSAKKVSEVVIFDATGKLVKKISKPREKIDIRDLLPGIYMVNIGENVYKVIKK; this is translated from the coding sequence ATGTTTTATAGACAGAAATTAATTTCCAATTTCATAATTATTGTAGTAATTGTTTTTAACTTGAACGTGCATGCGCAATGTACACTCACAGGATATTCCAAAGTTACACAAGGACAAAATTTTTCGGCGGCTATAAAAAATGACGGCAGTCTTTGGGTATGGGGAATTGGTGTGAATGGTATTGATGGTTCGGGAGTGGGAACTAATTCGATCCCTCATCCTGTAAAAGTTGGAACTGACAATGATTGGCAGGATGTTTCTGCCGGAAACAGCCATATTGTAGCTCTTAAGACAGATGGATCTGTATGGGTTTGGGGAGGTAATTATTATGGACAGATCGGTATGGGAAATGTTAATACGGTATATGTGCCTACAAAAGTCGGGACAAGTACTTATAAAGCCATTTCAGCGGGTTTCGGACAGACTTTCATTATAAAAACAGATGGAACCCTTTGGGTAACGGGTGAAGATAGCACCCAATCTGGACTTCTGGGGTTAGGCTACTCTACAACCGGGGTATCAGCATTTACAAAAGTAGGATCAGATAATGATTGGAAAAGTGTTTCTGTTGGCGCTCAACAAACATTTGCAATCAAAACGGACGGAACATTATGGGGTGCAGGATCAAACACAGCAGGACAGTTAGGTTTAGGTACTCTTACAAAAACAAATAGCTTTATCCAGGTCGGTACCCAAAATGATTGGAGGGAGGTGGTTTCCGGAGACGTTCATAGTTTGGCGATTAAAAATGATGGAACGCTTTGGGGATGTGGAGCCAATAATTATTATCGTCAGTTAGGTATGCCTACTTTTTTTTATGCCGGAGAATTTTTCCAGATTGGAAACGATTCCAATTGGAAAAAGGTAGGGGTAAGTATAAGGAATAATACTTCTTTCGCACTAAAAACAGATAAAACTTTATGGGGGTTCGGAGAAAATGATTACGGAAAAGTCGGGGTAAATTCCATTTCTGCTGTAGTATCACCTCCTACACAAATACCAGGTAGTTGGATTGATATTCCTTATAATTTTGGTTTGCGACACTCGTGTGCAATCAAAGACGATACAACTTTGTGGAGTTGGGGAATAGACGAATATTTTGTGTTAGGAAATGATGATGGAATTAAACTTTATAAAGCAATTCCCACGAATACAACTTGTAGCAATAATCCATTGTCAACAATTGAATCAAAGAATGAAAACGAGAAATATTCTATTTACCCAAATCCTGCCTATGATTTCATTGAATTTAAATCCGCAAAAAAAGTTTCTGAAGTAGTAATTTTTGATGCTACTGGAAAATTAGTAAAAAAAATAAGCAAACCCAGAGAAAAAATTGACATCAGAGATTTACTTCCGGGGATTTATATGGTCAATATTGGAGAAAATGTATATAAGGTTATAAAAAAGTAA